A section of the Microbulbifer pacificus genome encodes:
- a CDS encoding phosphatase PAP2 family protein: protein MTNRSLLVQLAAGFFLLGVTLLLCELSRIDLWVQDKFYISGAAGWVIGKHDELLRVFFYTGPKAALKILAGLALVAVIFSRKIPWVHNRKQGMLIVLLSTVVTVTLVGLLKGATHVPCPSQLTLYDGSYPYSTFWAHLLSPEQAARARCFPAGHASGGFALLSLAFLFRSRKNRWIGFGIGMALGWTLGVYKMAIGDHFLSHTLVTMCLAWIVSVLVAMAVFRLYGRLPAGTVANTLQSP from the coding sequence ATGACCAATCGCAGCCTGCTCGTTCAGCTCGCCGCGGGATTTTTCCTGCTGGGAGTAACGCTTCTGCTGTGTGAGCTGAGCAGGATTGATTTGTGGGTCCAGGACAAATTCTATATCTCCGGCGCTGCGGGCTGGGTTATTGGTAAGCACGATGAGCTTTTGCGGGTATTTTTCTACACCGGCCCCAAAGCCGCGCTGAAGATACTGGCCGGGCTGGCCCTGGTGGCAGTGATTTTTTCCAGGAAAATCCCCTGGGTTCACAACCGTAAACAGGGAATGTTGATCGTTTTGCTATCCACGGTGGTGACGGTGACCCTTGTGGGGCTTCTAAAAGGGGCGACCCATGTGCCGTGTCCGAGTCAATTGACTCTGTATGATGGAAGTTATCCGTACAGTACTTTCTGGGCGCATCTCTTATCTCCCGAGCAAGCGGCGCGGGCCCGCTGTTTTCCCGCCGGGCATGCGAGTGGCGGATTTGCATTGCTATCCCTGGCGTTCCTGTTTCGCAGCCGGAAGAACCGCTGGATAGGCTTTGGTATTGGCATGGCACTTGGGTGGACCCTGGGTGTCTACAAAATGGCCATCGGCGACCATTTTTTGAGTCACACCCTGGTGACCATGTGCCTCGCATGGATTGTATCGGTACTGGTCGCCATGGCTGTTTTTCGCCTGTACGGCCGGTTGCCGGCTGGAACTGTTGCAAATACGCTCCAATCTCCCTGA